The genome window AGGATCTTATTCTTGACATCCTGTGGAAGCGAAGCGAGAGGTCCTGCTTTGGAGTAGAACTCCGCCAGTGATCTGATCGCCTTCTCCAACGCAACGTACGACTCCTGGAGTCACATGCATGCAACAAATGATCAATCACCTGTAAAATTGCTCGAGAATCACTTGATGGTAACTCACGCTGGACGAGCCCACGCATGGTTGTAGCGGAGTACAAACAATGCGAAATTTACATTTTTAGAAGAGGAAAATCAATGAATGAATATATATTAGGTAGAATAGATAGACGTCCACAAGTCTATGCGCATTTACATTTTCCTAAGGTCAACAGGAAAAAGATAACTTCGCATGGAGTATAGATACAAATTATCTGATTGTTCGTCCCTACTATTTGAtatcttttttatctttaattCTCTCATATatctaatgtttttttttcattgccTCTCCCGCCTCCGTTATGAATTCAACATAAATAAACGGCACTACAAAATTTTCACTTCCATGTCTAACAGTTTTGAACTGAGTAACATacctcggcggcgacgaccTGCTGGCCTCTCCATCCGCCCAGGAACTCCCTGATGGACTCCTTGGCGGCGTCGGCGTTCCGCCGGAACTTGGCaatgtcgccgccgccgtcctcctccaGGGACTCCCGGAGCGTGCGCACCACCTCCCTGGACGCCTTCAGGTACGCCTTGGGCAGCACCTTGCCCGCCTTGGTCTTCTCGTTCGGGTCGAAGATCGACTTGATGGCGCCGAGGacgccctcctcgccgccgttctcctcctccgcccTGACCCGAGCCGCCGGCGCAGACACTGCTGCCCCCACGAGGCCAAGGAGGAGCGAGGCGGCGTGCGCTCTCCTGGTGGTGATCAGCACCCGCGCTCCTCCGCCTGCGCTGTTGCGCGGCCGCACGCAAGAATCAATCACAACGGTTCAACGCGACGCGACGCGCCAACGCGAGAGCACGCgacagcgaggaggaggaggaggatgagagtgATGATAAGCTACGCACATATAGGCTGCTTGATCTCCGCAGCTCGCTgcggcctcggcggcggcggcgacgacgacgagcagcagcggcagcactTGTTGAACGGGGACATGGAAGGCGGAGGGGAAGGCATCGTTGATCCTAGCTACGACTTCTGCAATGCAGCAGCAATGGATGAGATGCTTAGTggcgatggatggatggatggatgaggCAATCAATGCGAGTAGAGAGAGTAGCTTGGATTGCTCGTACCTGTTCTTGGTTCAACTCGAGGATTTGATCGGAGCTCTCGCT of Phragmites australis chromosome 3, lpPhrAust1.1, whole genome shotgun sequence contains these proteins:
- the LOC133913300 gene encoding uncharacterized protein LOC133913300 isoform X1 — protein: MPSPPPSMSPFNKCCRCCSSSSPPPPRPQRAAEIKQPICGGARVLITTRRAHAASLLLGLVGAAVSAPAARVRAEEENGGEEGVLGAIKSIFDPNEKTKAGKVLPKAYLKASREVVRTLRESLEEDGGGDIAKFRRNADAAKESIREFLGGWRGQQVVAAEVIDHLLHACDSRSRTLRWRRRSDHWRSSTPKQDLSLRFHRMSRIRSWRTSTPQRPACSILPFAALYCIVILRGK
- the LOC133913300 gene encoding photosystem II D1 precursor processing protein PSB27-H2, chloroplastic-like isoform X2, encoding MPSPPPSMSPFNKCCRCCSSSSPPPPRPQRAAEIKQPICGGARVLITTRRAHAASLLLGLVGAAVSAPAARVRAEEENGGEEGVLGAIKSIFDPNEKTKAGKVLPKAYLKASREVVRTLRESLEEDGGGDIAKFRRNADAAKESIREFLGGWRGQQVVAAEESYVALEKAIRSLAEFYSKAGPLASLPQDVKNKILEDLNTAEACL